A single region of the Musa acuminata AAA Group cultivar baxijiao chromosome BXJ1-11, Cavendish_Baxijiao_AAA, whole genome shotgun sequence genome encodes:
- the LOC103972573 gene encoding putative F-box protein At2g33200, translating into MGGQRILVFTMADWSNLHQDVLNLIVSELSLHDLLCCTIVCGTWLRTIRDLRRYCSKLCHQSPWLAFSGSHDDIGSAIDDPSAAHFFSLSEQKVYTIPLPQPPIRNRLFLGSSYGWLITIDECFKVQLLNPINGAQINIPFILTLDNIGSFCDRWGRIRGDANNIIHNQYPGEEIPMLNFKAMLSSDPSRGDYIVTLIHYPYGGISITRSNDNKWTTMPLPDLYEDAIFYKDQLYATFYGRIDIWDDLDQEWKMVVPESEVDEIYPFHFPFWLLVQTHSCDLLHVWGKIVPTTKHDNTKIEVPLMIVDRLDIKNGTSLRVLLLRFSHHPLLDNECIVFLATEHGEEGYVALGSGANRTSKVGVDLDMGDNTGKVEGVEALRHEN; encoded by the exons ATGGGAGGGCAGCGAATCCTTGTCTTCACCATGGCCGACTGGTCCAATCTTCACCAAGATGTCCTAAACCTCATCGTCTCTGAGCTCTCCCTACACGATCTCCTCTGTTGCACCATTGTATGTGGCACATGGTTACGCACCATCCGTGATCTTCGTCGATACTGCTCCAAGCTTTGCCACCAAAGCCCTTGGCTCGCATTTAGTGGTAGCCATGATGACATAGGTAGTGCCATTGATGACCCCTCCGCTGCCCACTTCTTTAGCCTCTCAGAGCAGAAGGTGTACACCATCCCCCTCCCACAACCTCCGATTCGTAATCGCCTCTTTTTGGGTTCCTCCTATGGGTGGCTGATCACCATCGATGAGTGTTTCAAGGTGCAACTATTGAACCCCATCAATGGTGCACAGATCAACATCCCCTTCATCCTCACACTCGATAACATCGGATCCTTCTGCGACCGATGGGGGCGCATAAGAGGCGACGCCAATAACATCATTCATAACCAATATCCAGGGGAAGAGATTCCTATGCTCAACTTCAAGGCCATGCTATCGTCAGACCCCTCACGAGGAGACTATATTGTTACACTCATCCACTACCCCTATGGGGGCATCTCCATTACTAGATCTAATGACAATAAGTGGACGACGATGCCATTGCCTGATCTCTATGAAGATGCCATCTTCTATAAGGACCAACTCTATGCGACATTTTATGGAAGGATAGACATTTGGGATGACCTCGATCAAGAGTGGAAGATGGTGGTGCCTGAGTCGGAGGTGGATGAAATTTACCCCTTCCACTTTCCATTTTGGTTGCTGGTTCAGACTCACTCGTGTGATCTCCTCCATGTTTGGGGGAAGATAGTCCCAACGACGAAGCATGATAATACTAAAATTGAAGTTCCACTTATGATAGTTGATAGATTGGACATCAAAAATGGCACCTCCTTACGG GTTCTACTTCTCCGTTTCTCTCATCACCCCTTGCTCGACAACGAATGCATTGTCTTCTTAGCAACAGAGCACGGAGAGGAAGGGTACGTGGCGTTAGGAAGTGGAGCAAACAGGACAAGCAAGGTTGGCGTAGATCTTGACATGGGCGACAATACAGGAAAAGTGGAAGGCGTGGAAGCTCTCCGTCATGAAAATTAA